From one Chitinivorax tropicus genomic stretch:
- a CDS encoding transporter substrate-binding domain-containing protein: protein MLNRFFFAVAAGLLTMQAQADDLDKIQKKGEVLIGVRANSPPFSFLDKSQGTVSGYDIEFAQMIARRIGAKPVFKTVEPDDRIPSLKDGRVDLVVATFAKTHDREKQVDFSLGYFVTVQKIAAKTGKFRDIKQLNGIKICVANGTSTQSLVKENVPTAVQVVQDDYDLAFKALLAGNCEAVAGPASVLNGNISKQPASAGLAVAEVPLGIESFGIGMRKGEKRLQRMVNDALLESERSGEAVKIFERYFGKNSPAPQMRLFKIQE from the coding sequence ATGTTGAACAGATTCTTTTTTGCTGTTGCGGCGGGCCTTTTGACCATGCAGGCTCAGGCTGATGACCTGGATAAAATACAGAAAAAAGGCGAAGTCCTGATTGGTGTCCGTGCAAACTCCCCGCCTTTCAGCTTTCTGGACAAAAGCCAAGGCACCGTATCTGGCTATGACATCGAATTCGCGCAGATGATTGCTCGCCGTATTGGTGCCAAACCTGTCTTCAAAACGGTCGAGCCGGATGACCGTATCCCTTCCCTCAAGGATGGGCGTGTGGATCTGGTTGTGGCTACGTTCGCCAAAACACATGACCGGGAAAAACAGGTCGACTTCAGCCTGGGGTACTTTGTCACCGTACAAAAGATCGCCGCCAAAACGGGCAAGTTCCGTGACATCAAGCAATTGAACGGCATCAAGATTTGTGTGGCAAATGGTACTTCAACACAGAGCCTGGTCAAAGAGAATGTGCCTACTGCCGTGCAAGTCGTTCAAGACGATTACGACCTTGCTTTCAAAGCATTGCTGGCGGGCAATTGTGAAGCCGTCGCCGGCCCCGCATCTGTGTTGAATGGCAATATATCGAAACAGCCTGCCAGCGCTGGCTTGGCGGTTGCAGAGGTACCGTTGGGGATTGAATCATTCGGTATCGGCATGCGTAAAGGCGAAAAGCGTTTGCAACGAATGGTGAATGACGCATTGCTTGAATCTGAGCGCTCAGGAGAGGCAGTCAAGATCTTTGAGCGGTACTTCGGGAAGAATTCGCCTGCTCCACAAATGCGCTTATTCAAGATTCAGGAGTAA
- a CDS encoding ricin-type beta-trefoil lectin domain protein, translating to MNKFGKTAVLLAMSTMALWAGPTTAAAPGTGNDGCSNAVASDVYVKWSVWNGADDMCMSVENGVLTNGANVILEKCTSELKQQWIHERETEFIRNRQDSRYCLDTRGSQTSGTGLGIWACEDSNNLRFLNLCFNQQPDDGARVIRPYPYNSNGLSIGVGADGVKVVLVSNNHPGGRGKWRQFVVPN from the coding sequence ATGAATAAGTTTGGAAAAACTGCTGTGCTATTGGCCATGAGCACAATGGCCTTATGGGCGGGCCCTACGACTGCAGCCGCCCCCGGCACAGGTAACGATGGTTGCAGCAACGCTGTGGCGTCTGATGTCTATGTGAAATGGAGTGTTTGGAACGGTGCCGACGACATGTGTATGTCGGTGGAAAATGGGGTGCTGACAAATGGTGCCAATGTCATTCTTGAAAAATGCACCTCGGAGCTTAAACAACAGTGGATACATGAGAGGGAAACCGAATTCATCCGTAATAGACAAGATAGCCGCTATTGCCTGGACACGCGTGGCAGCCAAACCTCCGGAACCGGCCTAGGTATTTGGGCCTGCGAGGACTCGAACAATCTGCGCTTCTTGAATCTATGCTTCAATCAACAACCGGATGATGGCGCAAGAGTGATACGCCCCTATCCATATAATTCAAATGGACTTTCCATTGGTGTTGGTGCAGATGGTGTCAAAGTGGTACTGGTCTCGAACAACCATCCAGGTGGGCGAGGAAAATGGCGGCAGTTCGTTGTCCCGAATTGA
- a CDS encoding MFS transporter: MPTTAFPPSRRILAGLSLAVLLPSLSVSIVNTGLPTLMQVFSTPFSAVQWVILGYLLAMTALITSTGYLGDRLGRKRILLIGIALFCIASLLATGAQDITMLVMARIGQGLGAAAMTTLAMACVGEVIPKAKSGGALGLLGTMSAIGTTLGPALGGILIDTMGWQAMFWVPIPLAVLAWVLISRYLPGQTDLSRQPTSNLDIPGMCWLMTTLLFYTLALTLERGHYGWLNGSLLMLALISLAVLIAIERQAANPLLAVHLFQDPQFSSGLIASVAATTVVMAALVVGPFYLGRFFDLNSTQVGLVVSIGPAFATLTSFPAGRLVDRIGSARTITQGLSAMLVASALLVCIPASWRVLGYAIPLALLTTGYATFQTANNTAVLAHSQGGQRGLISGMLNLARNLGLITGASLMGATFAWVVNITGQQHAPTAARYGMQVTFAVATVLVLIALVSQMRVKHASPAKSSQENSSPHQAAIHQAANRHASDDPY, from the coding sequence ATGCCCACCACCGCTTTCCCCCCCAGCCGCCGCATCTTGGCCGGCTTATCGCTGGCAGTTTTGCTGCCATCGCTCAGTGTCAGCATCGTCAACACCGGCTTGCCGACCTTGATGCAGGTTTTTTCCACCCCATTCTCAGCAGTGCAATGGGTGATACTGGGCTACTTGCTGGCCATGACAGCATTGATTACAAGCACAGGATATCTTGGAGATCGCCTAGGGCGGAAACGTATTCTCCTGATCGGTATCGCACTTTTCTGTATCGCCTCGCTGCTTGCTACAGGCGCCCAAGATATCACCATGCTGGTCATGGCACGGATTGGCCAAGGGCTGGGTGCAGCAGCCATGACCACACTGGCCATGGCCTGCGTTGGTGAGGTCATTCCCAAGGCGAAGAGCGGTGGTGCGCTGGGCCTGCTGGGAACCATGTCAGCCATTGGCACCACACTTGGCCCAGCCTTGGGGGGGATACTGATTGATACAATGGGCTGGCAGGCCATGTTCTGGGTACCTATTCCCCTGGCCGTGCTGGCATGGGTGCTGATCTCCCGATATTTACCCGGCCAAACCGACCTGAGCAGGCAGCCAACTTCCAACCTGGATATACCCGGTATGTGCTGGTTGATGACAACATTGCTGTTCTACACCTTGGCCTTGACCTTGGAGCGCGGCCACTATGGCTGGCTGAATGGCAGCCTGCTGATGCTTGCGTTGATCAGCCTTGCTGTGCTCATCGCCATCGAGCGACAGGCAGCCAACCCTTTGCTGGCAGTCCACCTGTTTCAAGACCCGCAATTCAGCAGTGGCTTGATAGCCAGCGTAGCAGCCACGACCGTGGTAATGGCCGCACTGGTGGTCGGGCCATTCTATTTGGGGCGGTTTTTTGATCTGAATTCAACACAAGTCGGCCTGGTCGTGTCGATTGGCCCCGCCTTCGCCACCCTCACCTCCTTTCCCGCTGGTCGCCTGGTAGACCGCATTGGGTCTGCCCGCACCATCACCCAGGGACTGAGCGCCATGCTGGTCGCCAGTGCGTTGTTGGTCTGTATTCCAGCCAGTTGGCGCGTACTCGGCTATGCCATTCCTCTGGCCCTGCTCACCACCGGCTATGCCACGTTCCAGACCGCCAACAACACAGCCGTATTGGCCCACTCGCAAGGCGGGCAGAGGGGGCTGATTTCAGGCATGCTCAACCTCGCACGCAATCTGGGCTTGATCACCGGTGCATCGTTGATGGGTGCGACCTTTGCATGGGTGGTCAACATCACTGGGCAGCAGCATGCCCCCACCGCTGCCAGATATGGCATGCAAGTCACCTTTGCTGTCGCCACGGTATTGGTCTTGATCGCGCTCGTCAGCCAGATGCGAGTAAAACATGCATCGCCAGCTAAATCATCGCAGGAAAACAGCTCTCCGCATCAAGCAGCAATACATCAGGCTGCAAACCGCCACGCAAGTGACGATCCATATTGA
- a CDS encoding LysR family transcriptional regulator codes for MNLPDLNLLIALNALLAEGSVAKAAKRLHLSPSAMSRALARLRETLGDPLLVRAGRGMVPTPRALVIREQVGQLVQGAEMVLRPASRLDLTQLKRTFAIRASDGFAETFGPALLEHLGQAAPQVRLRFMQKPNKDSTPLRDGIIDLEIGVVGESEAPELRVQKLFKDQFVAVVQPRHALAQDVITPERYAAARHIVVSRRGFEKSRIDDALLGLGLQRQVETIVDSFATALALARRTNLVATVPARHTAGLQDGLVVLALPISLPDLTISMLWHPRLDADLAHRWLRQCLRVVCGEPPGEAVSGAS; via the coding sequence ATGAATCTGCCGGACTTGAATCTGTTGATTGCCTTGAATGCTTTATTGGCGGAAGGCAGTGTAGCCAAGGCTGCAAAACGCCTACACCTGAGCCCTTCTGCCATGAGCAGGGCGTTGGCCAGATTGCGTGAAACCCTGGGTGACCCATTGCTGGTGCGGGCGGGCCGGGGTATGGTGCCTACGCCCCGTGCACTTGTGATCAGGGAGCAGGTCGGCCAGTTGGTGCAAGGCGCGGAAATGGTGTTGCGGCCCGCCAGCAGACTGGATCTGACCCAGTTGAAGCGTACATTCGCCATCCGGGCCAGCGATGGCTTTGCGGAGACATTCGGCCCGGCCCTGCTTGAACATCTGGGGCAGGCAGCCCCTCAGGTCAGGTTGCGGTTCATGCAAAAACCCAATAAGGACAGTACGCCCTTGCGCGATGGCATTATTGATCTGGAGATTGGCGTAGTGGGCGAAAGCGAAGCCCCTGAATTGCGGGTGCAGAAACTGTTCAAAGATCAGTTCGTTGCTGTAGTGCAGCCTCGGCACGCACTTGCACAGGATGTGATCACCCCCGAGCGCTATGCCGCAGCGCGACATATCGTAGTGTCTCGCCGTGGGTTTGAAAAAAGCCGGATCGACGATGCCTTGCTGGGCTTGGGCCTGCAACGACAAGTTGAAACTATTGTCGATAGCTTTGCCACTGCGCTGGCATTGGCGCGTCGTACCAATCTGGTCGCTACGGTGCCGGCTCGTCATACTGCAGGTTTGCAGGATGGACTGGTGGTGCTTGCATTGCCGATCAGCTTGCCGGATCTCACGATTTCCATGCTCTGGCACCCCAGGTTGGATGCCGATCTGGCACACCGCTGGTTAAGGCAGTGCCTGCGTGTCGTGTGCGGAGAGCCGCCTGGCGAGGCAGTGTCTGGCGCGAGCTGA
- the lnt gene encoding apolipoprotein N-acyltransferase, whose translation MLIGIIGSSVLCGLYAYGGLGWVLGFVALAPWLCSLNGSKTFGSTLLSGYGMSIAYSLTVFAWFGLAIGDYTKLGQSTGLLVLVLMAPLFQPQILAFALARHWAGRRYGPWVQALAGAAAWVATERLVPKLLGDTLGYGLYPATTIRQAADLIGSAGLTFCLLLANEATASTWGQRRQGVLSMLKPAAIGLAIPLLLAAYGAYVRPLPPSTTAQSLRVGLIQSNLVAYEQLRAEKGAFAAVREVLDLHYAMSYDAVERQKVDVVLWSETAYPTTLGHPKSQTGAELDQEILSIVQAAQVPFVMGTYDRDAAGEYNAAAIVTPKQGVSGMYRKTRLFPLTEWVPAWLDGPNFRSWLPWTGTWLAGNGARVFPLPLKDGREIPVLPLICLDDVDTRLAIHGARLGAQAIITLSNDSWFTQYPQGAALHHAVAAFRSIETRLPQYRVTTNGYSAVIDGQGHVTAGSRLGERTLVVGALPIGTPAPTLLVRWGDWVGLVCVTWLGLLAITALLPRWQPPARPQLDTPPADCPLGSVAVLPLPARLLASALRAFARCALIWLALSILLDDSLRVQAWAQIRLFMSLCLVPEAAAWFVLRAFAATASIESGQLVLRRGKDSLMLPLADIRAVEPSWLPLPTPGLAIHLRSGRPWPYTLAVPDPAKLMRVLTPIDTAQTSKPSIIALLAQTREATRPGRIAHPLVKFALLPLALSLIAFNLHQHIVYGSLFGEYYVLGLKAYLTTLLLWWGGWLIGMTATAAVLRLGIESITLVATWAKPQHAADTRYLIERMGLLVLYVGVPVWLLIRVTGIS comes from the coding sequence ATGTTGATCGGCATTATTGGCAGCTCAGTGCTGTGTGGTTTGTATGCGTATGGCGGCCTGGGCTGGGTGCTAGGTTTTGTGGCACTGGCGCCCTGGCTGTGCTCGCTCAACGGGAGCAAGACGTTCGGCAGCACATTGTTGAGCGGATATGGGATGAGCATCGCCTATAGCCTGACCGTCTTCGCGTGGTTTGGCTTGGCGATTGGAGACTATACCAAGCTGGGTCAGTCAACTGGCTTGCTGGTGCTGGTGTTGATGGCGCCACTGTTTCAGCCGCAGATCCTCGCTTTTGCCCTTGCCCGTCATTGGGCTGGTCGTCGCTATGGCCCTTGGGTACAGGCCCTGGCCGGGGCTGCGGCCTGGGTGGCGACAGAGCGGCTGGTTCCCAAATTGCTGGGCGATACCTTGGGCTATGGGCTTTACCCGGCCACAACCATCCGTCAAGCGGCAGATCTGATTGGCTCGGCAGGGCTGACCTTTTGCCTGCTGCTGGCCAACGAAGCAACAGCCAGCACCTGGGGCCAACGTCGGCAAGGTGTGTTGTCAATGTTGAAGCCCGCTGCCATCGGCTTGGCCATTCCGCTGCTGCTGGCTGCCTACGGGGCCTACGTGCGACCACTGCCGCCCTCAACAACGGCGCAATCGCTACGTGTGGGCCTGATCCAATCCAATCTGGTGGCATATGAGCAGTTACGCGCCGAGAAAGGTGCATTCGCGGCTGTCCGCGAGGTGCTCGATCTGCATTATGCAATGAGCTACGACGCGGTGGAACGCCAAAAAGTCGATGTCGTGCTGTGGTCTGAAACCGCCTACCCCACCACCCTTGGTCACCCGAAAAGCCAAACCGGCGCAGAGCTGGATCAAGAGATCCTCAGCATTGTGCAGGCCGCACAGGTGCCATTTGTCATGGGCACCTATGATCGGGACGCCGCCGGTGAATACAACGCCGCCGCCATTGTCACACCCAAGCAAGGTGTATCGGGCATGTATCGGAAAACCCGGCTGTTCCCGCTGACCGAATGGGTGCCAGCCTGGTTGGATGGCCCGAACTTTCGCAGCTGGCTACCATGGACAGGCACCTGGCTGGCTGGCAATGGTGCACGGGTGTTCCCGCTGCCGCTCAAGGATGGGCGCGAAATACCTGTATTGCCGCTGATCTGCCTTGATGATGTCGATACACGGCTGGCCATCCATGGCGCTCGCCTGGGCGCCCAGGCCATCATTACTTTGTCCAACGACTCCTGGTTTACCCAATACCCCCAGGGCGCGGCCCTACACCATGCAGTCGCCGCCTTCCGCAGCATTGAAACCCGCCTGCCGCAATATCGCGTCACCACCAATGGCTACAGCGCGGTCATCGATGGACAGGGCCATGTCACCGCAGGATCACGGCTGGGTGAGCGTACCCTGGTAGTGGGCGCACTGCCGATCGGCACGCCCGCCCCCACCTTGCTAGTCAGATGGGGGGATTGGGTCGGGTTGGTCTGTGTGACATGGCTGGGGTTGTTGGCCATCACAGCGCTGCTGCCGAGGTGGCAACCACCAGCCCGGCCCCAGCTGGACACGCCCCCCGCTGATTGTCCGCTGGGCAGTGTGGCGGTGCTGCCGTTGCCAGCCCGATTGTTGGCAAGTGCGCTACGGGCCTTTGCACGATGCGCGCTGATCTGGCTGGCACTGTCGATCTTGCTGGATGACAGTTTGCGGGTTCAGGCATGGGCCCAGATCCGCTTGTTCATGAGCCTTTGCTTGGTGCCCGAGGCGGCAGCCTGGTTTGTCCTGCGGGCGTTCGCAGCCACCGCCAGCATCGAATCAGGGCAACTGGTGCTGCGCCGAGGCAAAGACAGCCTGATGCTTCCCTTGGCTGATATCCGTGCAGTCGAGCCCAGCTGGCTACCCCTGCCCACCCCTGGCCTGGCCATACACCTCCGCTCAGGCAGGCCCTGGCCATACACCCTTGCAGTTCCTGATCCAGCCAAATTGATGAGGGTGTTGACGCCCATTGACACAGCACAAACCAGCAAACCATCGATCATCGCCCTGCTCGCCCAGACACGCGAAGCGACGCGGCCAGGGCGCATCGCCCATCCTTTGGTGAAATTCGCCTTGCTCCCACTGGCACTGTCGCTGATTGCATTCAACCTGCACCAGCATATTGTGTATGGCAGCCTGTTCGGAGAGTACTACGTGCTGGGGCTCAAGGCTTACCTGACCACGCTGTTGCTGTGGTGGGGAGGGTGGCTGATCGGCATGACAGCCACCGCAGCCGTGCTGCGACTGGGTATTGAGTCGATTACCTTAGTGGCAACCTGGGCCAAGCCGCAACATGCTGCCGATACCCGCTACCTGATCGAACGCATGGGCCTGTTGGTACTATATGTTGGCGTGCCTGTCTGGCTGTTGATACGAGTGACGGGCATCAGTTAG
- a CDS encoding SGNH/GDSL hydrolase family protein translates to MKSKCFAVKGDGDLKPKRQPTVLAAWCALALLTGGAEVMASTLNQNVSWTIDRPGTSAKYRVVAYGDSIYAGYSSSVFNAAKYAAPTVDAEYLSAAWNADVESVRRAKSGAVASDVYHNKIVAERSYMQDASTRVVTFEMCGNDGLQARSAFREQGGTCNVAVMENALQSCKTHVAAAMDFINANAYSGVKLKVISNLYYPGYAADNQQSTCTSPSTGRTVNMRDTFLPYLTKMNYWMCEFARQKGFKCTDNFAEYMAADYDSNGDGMIDTDGLRYIAGESEASYVTRITSTLKSTIRDANTKFVSPGTSHDYIQSDDTHPTFSGGTVRSGLFGDTTGSGAPRFTSIPGGKNPIWNTLGHERMGWAVSTSNPVSP, encoded by the coding sequence ATGAAGTCGAAGTGTTTTGCCGTAAAAGGCGATGGTGATTTGAAGCCAAAGCGCCAACCCACCGTGTTGGCGGCTTGGTGTGCGCTGGCCTTATTGACGGGTGGGGCGGAGGTAATGGCGAGTACGCTGAATCAGAACGTGTCATGGACGATCGACCGGCCTGGCACGTCGGCCAAGTATCGCGTTGTGGCATATGGTGATTCGATTTACGCTGGTTACAGCAGCTCGGTCTTCAATGCCGCCAAATATGCCGCACCGACAGTGGATGCAGAGTATCTGTCGGCAGCGTGGAATGCGGACGTGGAGAGTGTGCGCCGTGCGAAATCCGGTGCGGTGGCGTCTGATGTGTATCACAACAAGATCGTGGCGGAGCGGTCGTATATGCAGGATGCCTCGACCCGCGTGGTGACATTTGAGATGTGTGGCAACGATGGCCTACAGGCGCGCTCTGCATTCAGGGAGCAGGGCGGTACCTGCAATGTTGCGGTGATGGAAAATGCGCTGCAGAGTTGTAAGACACATGTAGCAGCCGCAATGGATTTCATCAATGCCAACGCCTATTCCGGCGTGAAGCTGAAGGTGATCTCGAACCTTTACTACCCTGGCTATGCCGCTGACAATCAGCAAAGCACCTGCACCAGCCCCAGCACCGGTAGAACGGTCAATATGCGGGATACGTTCCTGCCCTATCTGACCAAGATGAACTACTGGATGTGCGAGTTTGCACGCCAGAAGGGCTTCAAGTGCACAGACAATTTTGCTGAGTATATGGCTGCTGACTACGACAGCAATGGTGATGGCATGATCGACACTGATGGGTTGCGATACATTGCGGGCGAGAGCGAAGCAAGCTATGTGACCCGCATTACCTCCACGCTGAAGTCCACCATTCGTGATGCCAATACCAAGTTTGTTTCGCCTGGTACTAGCCATGACTATATCCAATCAGATGACACTCACCCGACCTTCAGCGGTGGGACGGTGAGATCGGGCCTGTTTGGAGACACGACCGGCTCAGGTGCGCCACGCTTTACATCGATCCCAGGTGGCAAGAACCCCATCTGGAACACCTTGGGGCATGAGCGTATGGGCTGGGCAGTCTCAACCTCCAACCCAGTTTCGCCCTGA
- a CDS encoding acyltransferase family protein — MNINWFSKTFEISHTTHQAISSMEGIRGFAVFLVFLVHYVTLVEPWLAESSFTQTISYHVRSIGDIGVDLFFVLSGYLIYGMLIRKKQPFGSYLVRRIRRIYPTFTAVFLLYLALSFIFPSESKIPNSWHGLIFIAQNFFLFPGMFDINTIITVSWSLSYEFFCYLLIPIAISLMKLRKWHWKLRVTFFSVAALTLFTYFSFHSGHIRLLMFISGILLFEVIENGKIQRIPPIGLPALGLSITIVIILNIFHVNSWWKFLFIFMLFFIFCLDCLISNSMASKIFKFTPMRWLGNMSYSYYLIHGLTLKFIFMILAIIYTPDHADDWIFWAGIPTSFMATLVPASILFIYIEKPFSLNARAQYSLQSMTSPASQIA, encoded by the coding sequence ATGAATATCAACTGGTTTAGCAAAACCTTTGAAATATCTCATACTACCCATCAAGCCATCTCCTCCATGGAGGGCATCCGTGGTTTTGCAGTATTTCTGGTATTCCTGGTGCATTACGTCACACTTGTTGAACCCTGGTTGGCCGAGTCATCCTTCACACAGACCATCTCATACCATGTCAGAAGCATTGGTGATATCGGCGTTGATCTGTTCTTCGTACTAAGTGGCTACCTGATCTATGGCATGCTGATCAGAAAAAAGCAGCCATTTGGTAGCTATCTGGTTAGACGAATCCGACGAATCTACCCAACTTTCACTGCTGTTTTTCTGCTATATCTTGCGTTGTCTTTCATATTTCCATCCGAATCCAAAATACCAAATAGCTGGCACGGCTTAATATTCATTGCTCAGAATTTTTTCTTATTCCCTGGCATGTTTGACATCAATACCATCATTACCGTTTCCTGGTCATTAAGCTATGAATTCTTCTGCTACTTACTGATTCCAATTGCCATTTCGTTGATGAAGCTACGAAAATGGCATTGGAAATTACGCGTCACCTTTTTCTCAGTCGCTGCACTGACACTTTTTACATATTTTTCATTTCATAGCGGCCATATCCGACTATTGATGTTCATCTCTGGGATATTGCTATTTGAAGTTATCGAAAATGGAAAAATACAGCGCATTCCACCCATTGGCCTACCAGCGCTAGGGCTATCCATTACCATAGTCATCATATTGAATATCTTTCATGTGAATAGCTGGTGGAAATTTCTTTTTATCTTCATGCTATTCTTCATCTTCTGCCTGGATTGCCTCATATCAAATAGCATGGCTAGCAAAATATTCAAATTCACGCCCATGCGCTGGCTAGGCAATATGAGCTACTCTTACTATCTGATTCATGGTCTTACGTTGAAATTCATCTTCATGATCTTGGCCATTATTTACACCCCAGATCATGCAGATGATTGGATATTCTGGGCTGGCATACCAACTTCATTTATGGCAACGCTCGTCCCAGCCTCCATACTTTTCATTTACATAGAAAAGCCTTTTTCCTTGAATGCCAGAGCGCAGTACTCTCTCCAATCCATGACATCGCCCGCAAGCCAGATCGCATAG
- a CDS encoding helix-turn-helix domain-containing protein → MRLHLMLESSTPSSVEANSARAVLASNLIRLRREKGWSQEILAFEAGLHRTFVAHVERQVRNISLDNLERLAKALSVHIHELLLPPN, encoded by the coding sequence ATGAGACTACATCTCATGCTAGAAAGCAGCACACCCTCTTCAGTAGAAGCCAATTCGGCCAGGGCTGTGCTCGCCTCAAATTTGATCCGGCTACGCCGGGAAAAAGGTTGGTCTCAGGAGATACTGGCCTTTGAGGCAGGACTACATCGGACATTCGTCGCCCACGTGGAGCGGCAAGTCAGGAATATCTCGCTAGATAACCTCGAACGGCTGGCCAAGGCTCTCAGTGTTCATATACATGAGTTGCTTTTACCTCCGAACTAG